The following coding sequences lie in one Xiphias gladius isolate SHS-SW01 ecotype Sanya breed wild chromosome 24, ASM1685928v1, whole genome shotgun sequence genomic window:
- the tent5bb gene encoding terminal nucleotidyltransferase 5Bb gives MSSGDASEQSRRVSVLSWDQVRRLDSILGESVPIHGRGNFPTLSVQPRQIVQVVRARLEERGVVVRDVKLNGSAASHVLHQDNGLGYKDLDLIFGLNQTDDKTFRLVKDVVLDCLVDFLPEGVCRERITALALKEAYVQKLVKVCNETDRWSLISLSNNTGKNVELKFVDSLRRQFEFSVDSFQITLDSLLLFDRCSETAMSETFHPTVLGESMYGDFEEALGHLCSKTIATRSPEEIRGGGLLKYCHLLVRGFEPSSEAQMKQMQRYMCSRFFIDFPDISEQQRKLEAYLQNHFAGMEHKRYEYLVTLRRVVDESTVCLMGHERRQTLALISALALRVMAEQNAIPALSNITCYYQPAPYVRDVNFSNYYVAQVQSPMATCSNSYQTWLPCS, from the exons ATGTCCTCCGGTGATGCCTCGGAGCAGAGTCGGCGGGTCAGCGTGCTGTCTTGGGATCAGGTGCGGCGTTTGGACTCCATCCTGGGAGAGAGCGTCCCGATCCACGGCCGCGGAAACTTCCCCACGCTGTCCGTGCAGCCCCGGCAGATCGTTCAG GTGGTCAGGGCTAGACTGGAGGAGAGGGGCGTGGTGGTACGGGATGTCAAGCTGAACGGCTCGGCAGCCAGCCATGTGCTGCACCAGGATAACGGCCTGGGCTACAAAGACCTGGACCTGATCTTTGGCCTAAATCAAACTGATGACAAAACCTTCCGGCTTGTGAAAGATGTGGTGCTGGACTGCCTGGTGGACTTCTTGCCTGAAGGGGTGTGCAGGGAGCGAATCACAGCCCTCGCCCTGAAGGAGGCGTATGTGCAGAAACTGGTGAAAGTTTGCAATGAGACAGACCGCTGGAGCCTCATCTCGCTCTCCAACAACACCGGCAAGAACGTGGAACTAAAGTTTGTGGACTCCCTGAGAAGGCAGTTTGAGTTCAGTGTTGACTCCTTCCAGATCACTCTGGACTCGTTGCTGCTCTTTGACCGCTGCTCGGAGACAGCCATGTCAGAGACCTTCCACCCTACAGTGCTGGGGGAGAGCATGTATGGAGACTTTGAGGAAGCTCTGGGTCACCTTTGCTCCAAGACTATCGCCACCCGCAGCCCAGAAGAGATCAGAGGTGGCGGGCTGCTCAAGtactgccacctgctggtgcGTGGCTTCGAGCCCTCATCCGAGGCTCAGATGAAACAGATGCAGCGCTACATGTGCTCGCGCTTCTTCATCGACTTCCCTGACATAagtgagcagcagaggaaactggAGGCGTATCTGCAGAATCACTTTGCGGGCATGGAGCACAAGCGCTATGAGTACCTGGTGACGCTGAGGCGAGTGGTGGACGAGAGCACCGTGTGTCTGATGGGCCATGAGCGCAGACAGACGCTGGCACTTATTTCCGCCCTGGCGCTGCGCGTAATGGCCGAACAGAACGCTATCCCTGCTCTGTCCAACATCACCTGCTACTACCAGCCTGCTCCCTATGTCAGAGATGTCAACTTCAGCAATTACTATGTGGCACAAGTTCAGTCACCCATGGCCACATGCAGTAACTCTTATCAAACGTGGCTGCCCTGCAGCTGA